DNA from Streptomyces sp. NBC_01476:
GTGAGCCGGATCGTCCACCTGTCAGCGCACGGCGTCGGTGACACCGCCGCGCAGGCCCCGGCGGTGTACTGGGCGGTGTACAAAGCCCTCGGACGGATGTTCGCCGACAAGGACGCGGGTGAGCGCATCCTCCGTGACAGCGGCCTGGACTGGACGTTCGTCTACCCGGTGATGCTCGTCAACGGCCCCCGCACCGGCACGTACCGCGTCGGCGAGGAACTGCGGCTGGGCCGCGTGCCCCGCATCTCCCGTGCCGACGTCGCCGACTTCATGCTCCGCGAAACCACCCAGCGGGCCTACCTCCGCACAACCGTGCAACTCGCCCGCTGACCGCACCGGCGCGGCGGCGGGTGGTGGCGCGGCGCACGATGAGGTCCGCGCCGTCGACGTACTGGTCCTTTGCACCGACCGGGAACGGCCCGGGGGTGGCGGTGTGCACGCCCCGTCGCGGACGGCAGACCCTCGCTGCTCAGCCGTCCGCTCCGGCGCATCCCGCCGCACCCCCGGGCCGGTTCGCCGTCAGGAGCCGACGAGTGCTCTCCAGGTGTTGGGACCGACGACACCGTCGACGGCGAGACCGTGGCCCGACTGGAACGACCGCACCGCCGTGTTCGTAGCTGCCCCGAACACACCGTCCACGGTCAACGCCGAGCCGTGCGCGTTGAGTTCGTGCTGCACGGCCGAGACCGCGGGGCCGCTGCTGCCCTGCTGCACGGTGACGACGAGCGCGCCCCAGGTGGCGGGGCCGACGACACCGTCGACGGCGAGACCGTGGCCCGACTGGAACGACCGTACCGCCGTGTTGGTCGCCGGCCCGAAGTCGCCGTCCACGGTCAGCGCGGAACCGTGCGCGTTGAGCAGGTACTGCACGGCGCGGACCGCCTCACCGGTCTGACCCTGGCTCACTGTGGGCCACCCGGCCGACGGCGGCGGAGGAGGCGGAGTGCCCCCGGTGCCGCCGGCGAACGCCTGGAGAGCGGCGGCGGTGCCGTTGAAGGCGTCCTGGTCGCCGGGGAAGGTGCCGGAATCGGCGTACTGCCAGATGGTCTGCGCCGACCAGCCGGCCGGCAGGGGTGTGACGCTGCCGGTGTAGTTGGCGAGCCACAGCGGATTGGTGCCGCCGAAGGAGGAGTTGTTGCCGGTGCAGCTGGTCCACCAGTCGGTGGTGGTGTAGATCGTGGGGTAACGCCCGGTCCTGGCGTGCACCTCGTCGCTGAAACTCCTGATCCAGGTGACCATCGCGCTCTGGCTGAGCCCGTAGCAGGTGGCACCGTACGGGTTGTACTCGATGTCGAGGGCGGGCGGCAGCGTGATCCCGTCGGCCGACCAGCCGCCGCCGTGGGAGACGAAGTAGTCGGCCTGGGCGGCGCCGGTGGAGTTGTTCGGGAGTGCGAAGTGGTAGGCGCC
Protein-coding regions in this window:
- a CDS encoding NAD(P)-dependent oxidoreductase; protein product: MRLVVFGANGRTGREIVTQALAAGHEVTAFVRDPGKAPGPRPGLRVLAGEVTSDQAAVRGAVDGQEAVLTAFGSPTTWHGVVSPTLTVQAVPLIVRAMRDAGVSRIVHLSAHGVGDTAAQAPAVYWAVYKALGRMFADKDAGERILRDSGLDWTFVYPVMLVNGPRTGTYRVGEELRLGRVPRISRADVADFMLRETTQRAYLRTTVQLAR
- a CDS encoding GH25 family lysozyme gives rise to the protein MPDTTRIPRLRAVTARGPLAAVTALLTGTLLLLAAGPGAAAAGTAVTPHPTAVTHPEQDYAGAGLHRLRAAGARSAPAAAPAATPAAVGGLPGLDVSGWQGTVNWASVRSAGATFAYVKATEGTDYTSPSFSGQYTGAAGVGLIRGAYHFALPNNSTGAAQADYFVSHGGGWSADGITLPPALDIEYNPYGATCYGLSQSAMVTWIRSFSDEVHARTGRYPTIYTTTDWWTSCTGNNSSFGGTNPLWLANYTGSVTPLPAGWSAQTIWQYADSGTFPGDQDAFNGTAAALQAFAGGTGGTPPPPPPSAGWPTVSQGQTGEAVRAVQYLLNAHGSALTVDGDFGPATNTAVRSFQSGHGLAVDGVVGPATWGALVVTVQQGSSGPAVSAVQHELNAHGSALTVDGVFGAATNTAVRSFQSGHGLAVDGVVGPNTWRALVGS